The Actinomycetota bacterium genome contains the following window.
CCCCACGGGCCCCACCGATGCGTACGTCGTGTCGGCTGCCTACGAGCAGGCGACCTTCCCGAGCGACGTGCTGGTGCTCGACGCGGAGCGGGACCGGACCGTCGACCTCACGGTGGCGGCCGTCACCACCGACGACTCCGTGGTGCGGGTCGAGCTCGACTCGACGCTCCTGACCGTCGTCCCCGCCGGGCTGGACGTGCTCCAGATCCTCAACGTGCTTGTCGACGGGGAGGCCGCGTTCACGGGCGGCCTGCGGCTCCCCATCCTGGAGGGCGCGTCGGGGTTCGAGCCCAGGCGCGGGCTATCGCGCCAGCTCCTGCGGTTCGACGATCAGGACCGATTGACGAGCGACGCCCCGGTCCTCCCGGGCCGGACGGAGATCGTCTACGGGTACACCCTCCCCCGTCCGGCCGAACGGTCCACCATCGTGCGTCAGCCCGATCACCCGACCGATCGGCTCGAGCTCCTGTGGGCGGGCGACGTCACCGTCGACGCCCCCTCCCTCGAAGCGGCGGGAGAGGTCTCGGTCGGCGGTGTCAACGCCAAGCGGTACACGGGCCGCGACCTCGAGCCGGGTGAGCGGGTCGAGGTGGCCCTCACGTTCGAGGGTCCGGCCGGGTGGCCACGGACCGCGCTCGTGGTGGGCGGAGTGGTCGTGGCTCTGGCGCTGCTGCTCTTCCCACTCGTACGACGCAGACAGCCGGGCGGGACGGCGTGACCGCCGTCTCGCTGCGGCAGGTCGTCCGCCGGTACGACCGGACCCGGGTGCTCGACGGGGTGGACCTCGAGGTCCCGCCCGGACAGCGCGTGGCCGTGCTCGGACATAACGGCGCGGGCAAGACCACGCTGCTGCGGCTGGTCGCCGGGCTCCTCCGGCCCGATTCGGGCGCGGTCCGGGTCGCCGGGGCCGACCCGACCCTCCCGGCCGCTCGACGGAGGATCGGGGTCCTCGGGCACGCGCCCGCCCTCTACTCCAACCTCACCGCGGCCGAGAACGTCCGCTTCTGGTCCGGGCTGCATGGCGTCGGACCCGGCGAGGGGCTCGGGATGCTCGCCGGCCTCGGCATCGACCCGTCCGACGACCGGCGCGTGTCCGCCTTCTCGCAGGGGATGCGCAAGCGGGTCGGGCTCGCGTGCGCGCTCGCCCACCGTCCCTCGGTGCTCGTCCTCGACGAGCCCTACGCCGGCCTCGACGCGGAGGGGGTCGAAGCGATGACTCGGCTCCTGCTCGGCTCCCCGGGGGCCGTCCTGATGGCGACCCACGAGCCCGAGCGGGCGTCCTCCGTCTGCGACCGGGTGGTCGAGCTCGCGGCCGGCCTCGTCCGGGAAGCATGAGGACCCTCGGCCGCCTGGTCTGGAAGGAGGCCCTCGTGGAGTCGCGAGGGCTGGAGCGGGCGTCCACGCTCCTGTTCTTCGGGGCCGCCGTCCTCATCACGCTGCAGTTCGCGCTGCCGCCGGGAGCGGAAGCGCGCCCGCTGGCGGCGGGCGGGTTCGCATGGGCGACGCTGCTGCTCGCCTCCATGCTCGAGGTGCGTCGCACCTTCGACTCCGAGCGGCGCGACGCCACGCTCGACGGGCTGCGGGCGGCTCCCGTGGACCCGGTGCTCATCCTGTCTTCGAAGCTCCTCGCCTCCCTCGTCCTGCTCGGGGCGCTGGCGGCGGTCGTGGTCCCGGTCACGGCGGTCCTGTTCGGCGGCGACCTCACCCGCGTCCTCGAGGCGATCGGGGTAGCCGTCCTCGGGCTGGTGGGGGTCCTCGGGTGGGGGTTGCTGCTGGGAGCGATGTCCGGGCAGACCCGCTCGGGGGAGCTCGTCGTCCCGGTCCTGCTGTTCGGGCTCCTCGTGCCCCAGACGATCGCCTGCGTCCGTCTCCTGGGGCACCTCCTCGGGGGGGCACACCTCGAGAGCACGCTGACCGGCTACGTGATCCTCATCGGGTTCGACCTCGTCTCCGTGGGCACCTCGATCGTGCTGTTCGACTACGCTCTGGAGGAATGACCGACCGGCTCCCCTCCGCGCTCCCGCTGGCCGCGCTCGTCGCCGTATCGGCCGCCCTCGGGCTCATCTTCCTGTGGGCACCGACCGAAGCCGTGCAGGGAGACGTCCAGCGCATCCTCTACGTCCACGTGCCGGCCGCGTGGCTCGCGTACCTCGCCTTCGCGGTGGTGGCGGTGGCCAGCGTGCTCGTGGTGGCCAGCGGCCCCGAGCGCTGGGACAGGGTCGCCGCCTCCGCCGCCGAGGTCGGCGTGCTGTTCACGACGATCGTCCTGGTGACGGGCTCCATCTGGGCCCGCCCGACCTGGGGGGTCTGGTGGGTCTGGGACGCACGCCTGACGACGACCCTCGTCCTGTGGGCGGTCTACGTCGGGTACCTGCTCTTCCGCTCGCTGACCCCGCCCGGAGCCCGGCGCGCGCGGGTCGCCGCGGTCATCGGGATCATCGGAGCCATCGACATCCCGATCGTGCACTTCGCCGTGACCTGGTGGAACACCGCCCACCCGGAGCCGACCGTGATATCGCGGGCCGGCCCCCAGCTCACGTCCGAGATGCTGACCACCCTGCTGGTCTCCCTCGCCGCGTTCGCGCTCGTGTTCGCCTGCCTGCTCGCCTTACGGGTGGCGCAGATGTCGGCGCGGGAGCGTCTGGACGTCCTCGAGGCCCATGTCTGAGGCGCTGGGATGGCTGGCCGCCGCGTTCGGCGTCGTCTGGGCGGCCCTCGCCCTCTACCTGTGGCGCCTCGCGCGGGAGCAGCGCCGTATCGCCGACCGTATCTCGCGGATCGAGGGCCGAGCGGACGACCACCGCTGAGTGAGCGGGTACCCTGGAGCGGCCATGCAGGTTGCAGACCCCCCCGCGCTCCAGGCACCGCCATCCGGACGCCGGCTCAAGTGGGCCCTCGGGATCGGACTGATCCTCGCCGGGATCGGCGGGCTAGGGGCGTGGGCGATCGCCTCCCCCGACGCACTCTCCTACTACCGGACCCCGTCTGAGATCGCGGCGGCCGCGCCCGACCCGCAGACGCGGGTCAAGGTAGGCGGCCGGATCGTAGACGGGAGCCTGGTGCGGGACGGCTCCAACGTTCGCTTCCTCGTCACGGACGGCGCCCACGAGGTCGAGGTCCACTACAGCGGCGAGGTGCCCGACACCCTCCAGGAGGCGACGGACGCGATCGCCGAGGGCCGGATCGGCCGGGACGGGGTGCTCGTGGCGGACCGCGTCCTGGCCAAGTGCTCGTCGAAGTACGTGGCCGAGGACCACCCCGCCACCACCGGCTGATGCTCGGACGCGGGCTCATCCTGGTCGCATGCGGCTTCGCCGCGTACGCCTCGGTCGCGGCGCCGGCTTCGATGCGCCGCCTCGACGGCAGGTGGACGGTCGCCCGCCCCGAGCTCCTCGACAGCGCCCGACGCGCCGTCGTCGCGGTGGCCGCGTCCTTCACGCTGGCCTCCCTCTTGCTCTGGTGGGCCCTGTTCACGCGCGACTTCTCGATCGCCTACGTGGCGGAGGTGTCCAGCCGGGCGACCCAGCCCTGGTACACGTTCTCAGCCT
Protein-coding sequences here:
- a CDS encoding cytochrome c maturation protein CcmE, coding for MQVADPPALQAPPSGRRLKWALGIGLILAGIGGLGAWAIASPDALSYYRTPSEIAAAAPDPQTRVKVGGRIVDGSLVRDGSNVRFLVTDGAHEVEVHYSGEVPDTLQEATDAIAEGRIGRDGVLVADRVLAKCSSKYVAEDHPATTG
- the ccsA gene encoding cytochrome c biogenesis protein CcsA; this encodes MTDRLPSALPLAALVAVSAALGLIFLWAPTEAVQGDVQRILYVHVPAAWLAYLAFAVVAVASVLVVASGPERWDRVAASAAEVGVLFTTIVLVTGSIWARPTWGVWWVWDARLTTTLVLWAVYVGYLLFRSLTPPGARRARVAAVIGIIGAIDIPIVHFAVTWWNTAHPEPTVISRAGPQLTSEMLTTLLVSLAAFALVFACLLALRVAQMSARERLDVLEAHV
- the ccmA gene encoding heme ABC exporter ATP-binding protein CcmA, with protein sequence MTAVSLRQVVRRYDRTRVLDGVDLEVPPGQRVAVLGHNGAGKTTLLRLVAGLLRPDSGAVRVAGADPTLPAARRRIGVLGHAPALYSNLTAAENVRFWSGLHGVGPGEGLGMLAGLGIDPSDDRRVSAFSQGMRKRVGLACALAHRPSVLVLDEPYAGLDAEGVEAMTRLLLGSPGAVLMATHEPERASSVCDRVVELAAGLVREA
- a CDS encoding carboxypeptidase-like regulatory domain-containing protein, yielding LARLTSVALRAMPFWLAALSVGAGAAVATAGLVASAGQPAPAPAGPTPGLTLEPAGTPPPDPTPQPADGRIAGTVRTAQGTPAAGTAVTLTRFEATTEAERRETTTADDGRYTFEGLPTGPTDAYVVSAAYEQATFPSDVLVLDAERDRTVDLTVAAVTTDDSVVRVELDSTLLTVVPAGLDVLQILNVLVDGEAAFTGGLRLPILEGASGFEPRRGLSRQLLRFDDQDRLTSDAPVLPGRTEIVYGYTLPRPAERSTIVRQPDHPTDRLELLWAGDVTVDAPSLEAAGEVSVGGVNAKRYTGRDLEPGERVEVALTFEGPAGWPRTALVVGGVVVALALLLFPLVRRRQPGGTA
- a CDS encoding CcmD family protein gives rise to the protein MSEALGWLAAAFGVVWAALALYLWRLAREQRRIADRISRIEGRADDHR
- a CDS encoding heme exporter protein CcmB, producing the protein MRTLGRLVWKEALVESRGLERASTLLFFGAAVLITLQFALPPGAEARPLAAGGFAWATLLLASMLEVRRTFDSERRDATLDGLRAAPVDPVLILSSKLLASLVLLGALAAVVVPVTAVLFGGDLTRVLEAIGVAVLGLVGVLGWGLLLGAMSGQTRSGELVVPVLLFGLLVPQTIACVRLLGHLLGGAHLESTLTGYVILIGFDLVSVGTSIVLFDYALEE